In Erigeron canadensis isolate Cc75 chromosome 1, C_canadensis_v1, whole genome shotgun sequence, a single window of DNA contains:
- the LOC122583816 gene encoding probable E3 ubiquitin-protein ligase LOG2: protein MGNVGSNNSSGRRRHGSRRGNHNPHHPQPPPPPQQPPPVIFAAATPYPSQYPNPNPPYYQYPAGAYYPPPAAVPLPDHHRMPMMIDPRWVGGRYPPVMLHPTPYVDHQKAVTIRNDVNLKKESLKIEADDQNPGKFLVSFTFDATVACSITIYFFAKEGEGCDLTTVKEDTIPPITISFQQGLGQKFRQTPGTGIDLSSHEQSELLKGIETGVYPLAVKAEATPSLSEDGKQVPGVSNSQITDAVFEKVKGEYKVKVVKQILWVNGIRYELQEIYGIGNSVEGGDFDANDPGKECVICLSEPRDTTVLPCRHMCMCNGCAKVLRFQTNRCPLCRQPVERLLEIKVNNGAED, encoded by the exons atgggTAATGTTGGGAGTAATAATTCCTCCGGTAGGCGAAGACACGGTAGCCGGCGGGGAAATCACAACCCCCACCAcccacaaccaccgccaccgcctCAACAGCCGCCGCCAGTAATATTCGCTGCCGCAACCCCATACCCTTCACAATATCCAAACCCTAACCCACCATATTACCAGTACCCAGCTGGTGCATACTACCCACCACCGGCGGCGGTGCCGTTGCCGGATCACCACCGTATGCCGATGATGATAGACCCACGGTGGGTGGGTGGGAGGTACCCACCTGTGATGCTTCACCCGACACCTTATGTTGATCATCAAAAAGCGGTGACAATTAGAAATGATGttaatttgaaaaaagaaaGTTTAAAGATTGAAGCTGATGATCAAAACCCTGGAAAGTTTCTTGTTTCTTTCACTTTTGATGCCACTGTTGCTTGCAG CATCACCATATATTTCTTTGCAAAAGAGGGAGAAGGTTGCGACCTAACCACAGTTAAAGAAGATACGATTCCTCCAATCACCATTAGCTTTCAACAAGGTTTAGGTCAGAAATTTAGACAAACACCAGGGACCGGAATAGACCTCTCTTCACATGAGCAATCTGAGTTATTGAAAGGTATTGAAACAGGAGTGTACCCTCTAGCAGTGAAGGCAGAAGCAACCCCAAGTTTATCAGAAGACGGAAAACAAGTTCCCGGTGTCAGTAATTCACAGATAACCGATGCAGTGTTTGAGAAAGTTAAGGGTGAATACAAAGTTAAAGTAGTGAAACAGATCTTATGGGTGAATGGAATAAGATACGAGTTGCAAGAAATTTATGGGATTGGGAATTCAGTTGAAGGTGGTGATTTTGATGCCAATGATCCTGGTAAAGAATGTGTTATCTGTTTATCGGAACCTCGAGACACAACAGTCCTTCCTTGCCGTCACATG TGCATGTGCAACGGCTGTGCTAAAGTTCTGAGGTTTCAAACAAACCGGTGCCCCTTATGCAGGCAGCCGGTTGAAAGGCTTCTGGAAATTAAGGTCAACAATGGTGCCGAAGATTGA